In Pristis pectinata isolate sPriPec2 unplaced genomic scaffold, sPriPec2.1.pri scaffold_125_arrow_ctg1, whole genome shotgun sequence, a genomic segment contains:
- the mboat7 gene encoding lysophospholipid acyltransferase 7: MSLDELKYVSILAGSIPLGICMKQTGKLAREVGASVIGFTIVAATCGFHTFHSMLCILVTWAIIRFCTRHCYNLTLAWMFSYLLFFRMLGYLHLPSPTPFANAVQLLLTLKMVSLAAELNPVYLEALSRAKPGPTDRHPLARVMPGLREILCYSYCYLGIMTGPFYRYRTYQDWVQHSQLPQVPSWKPLLHRLRLVPFYGAAFLLVSRLCPLEFVRTADFAQCGFLYCLLYTAAIFFVFRMRFYVAWTFAESACIAAGFGAYPVTAQSRPGNGPTNTTYKSSEWHEYDYETIRNIDPYNTDFCSSVKDGMKYWNMTVQWWLASYIYRHAPMKPRLLRVGWTMLVSAFWHGLHPGYYLSFLTIPVCLAAEGVMETGVRQRLGPRPRLAYDWLHWFWKMRAYDYMCAGFVLLTLPDTLAHWRRLYFYMHLLSLALFILGYLASPQGRRPRSGPDRRPPRPPSAPPLPFTPPPAPSQSHPPPSPTSRQPPPPSPSSRTKGSEQEEHSRGSGIRRRSSRGDRSPSPGPTRPRSRSRSKEK, from the exons ATGTCTCTGGACGAGTTAAAGTACGTCAGTATTCTTGCTGGATCAATCCCTCTCGGAATATGCATGAAGCAGACAG gGAAGCTGGCAAGAGAAGTCGGCGCCTCGGTGATCGGATTCACCATCGTCGCGGCCACGTGCGGCTTCCACACCTTCCACTCGATGCTTTGTATCCTCGTCACCTGGGCTATCATCAGGTTCTGCACCAG GCACTGCTACAACCTGACCCTGGCCTGGATGTTCTCCTACCTCCTCTTCTTCCGGATGCTGGGCTACCTGCATCTGCCCAGCCCCACGCCCTTCGCCAACGCTGTGCAGCTGCTGCTGACCCTGAAG ATGGTGAGTCTGGCTGCTGAGCTGAACCCGGTCTACCTGGAGGCCCTGAGCAGGGCGAAGCCCGGCCCCACCGACAGGCACCCGCTGGCTCGGGTGATGCCGGGGCTGAGGGAGATCTTGTGTTACAGCTACTGCTACCTGGGCATCATGACAG GCCCTTTCTACCGCTACCGGACGTACCAGGACTGGGTGCAACACTCGCAGCTGCCGCAGGTCCCCAGCTGGAAGCCACTGCTGCACCGGCTGCGGCTGGTGCCCTTCTACGGGGCAGCCTTCCTGCTGGTGAGCCGCCTGTGCCCGCTGGAGTTCGTCCGCACGGCTGACTTCGCCCAGtgcggcttcctctactgccTGCTCTACACCGCTGCCATCTTCTTCGTCTTCCGCATGCGCTTCTACGTGGCCTGGACCTTCGCCGAGAGCGCCTGCATCGCCGCCGGCTTCGGAGCGTACCCCGTCACTGCACAGTCCCGCCCCGGCAACGGCCCCACCAACACCACCTACAAGTCCAG CGAGTGGCATGAGTACGACTACGAGACGATCCGGAACATCGATCCCTACAACACAGACTTCTGCAGCAGCGTGAAGGACGGCATGAAGTACTGGAACATGACGGTGCAGTGGTGGCTGGCCAGTTACATTTACCGCCACGCTCCCATGAAGCCCAGGCTGCTGAGG gtcggGTGGACGATGCTTGTCAGCGCCTTCTGGCACGGGCTGCACCCGGGCTACTACCTGAGCTTCCTGACCATCCCGGTGTGCCTGGCGGcggagggggtgatggagacagGGGTACGGCAACGGCTGGGCCCCCGCCCGCGGCTGGCCTACGACTGGCTGCACTGGTTCTGGAAGATGCGGGCCTACGACTACATGTGCGCTGGCTTCGTGCTGCTGACCCTGCCCGACACCCTGGCCCACTGGCGCCGGCTCTACTTCTACATGCACCTGCTCTCCCTTGCCCTCTTCATCCTGGGCTACCTCGCCTCGCCCCAGGGGCGCCGTCCACGGTCAGGGCCCGACCGCCGGCCGCCCCGGCCTCCCTCCGCTCCTCCCCTGCCCTTCACCCCGCCGCCGGCTCCCTCCCAGTCCCAcccgcctccctcccccacctcccgccagcctccccctccctccccctcctcccgcaCCAAGGGTTCAGAGCAGGAGGAGCACTCCCGGGGCTCGGGGATCCGCCGCCGGAGCTCCCGGGGCGATCGCAGCCCCTCACCGGGACCGACGCGACCCAGGAGCCGGTCAAGGTCAAAGGAGAAATAA
- the rps9 gene encoding 40S ribosomal protein S9, producing the protein MPVARSWVCSKTYVAPRRPFEKSRLDQELKLIGEYGLRNKREVWRVKFTLAKIRKAARELLTLDEKDPKRLFEGNALLRRLVRIGVLDESKMKLDYILGLKIEDFLERRLQTQVFKLGLAKSIHHARVLIRQRHIRVRKQVVNIPSYIVRLDSQKHIDFSLRSPYGGGRPGRVKRKNAKKAQGGGGAADDEEED; encoded by the exons ATGCCTGTCGCTCGGTCGTGGGTGTGCAGCAAGACATACGTCGCTCCCCGCCGTCCCTTCGAGAAGTCTCGTCTGGACCAGGAGCTCAAGCTCATCG gtgAATATGGTCTGCGGAACAAGCGGGAAGTGTGGCGGGTGAAGTTCACCCTGGCCAAGATCCGAAAGGCTGCCCGGGAACTGCTGACCCTAGACGAGAAGGATCCCAAGCGTCTTTTTGAGG GTAATGCCCTCCTGCGCCGCCTGGTGCGCATCGGGGTCTTGGATGAGAGCAAGATGAAGCTGGATTACATCTTGGGTCTGAAGATCGAGGACTTCCTGGAGCGGCGCCTGCAGACGCAGGTCTTCAAGCTGGGGCTGGCCAAGTCCATTCACCACGCCCGGGTGCTGATCCGGCAGAGGCACATCAG ggTCCGTAAGCAAGTGGTGAACATCCCCTCGTACATCGTGCGCCTGGACTCTCAGAAGCACATCGACTTCTCTCTGCGCTCGCCCTACGGCGGCGGGAGGCCCGGCCGGGTCAAGAGGAAGAATGCCAAGAAGGCGCAGGGCGGTGGAGGTGCTGCTGATGATGAGGAGGAGGACTGA